The genomic DNA GCGATCGCCAACGTCGAAGGCGAGTTCTTCGCGTTCGGGAACTTCTGTCCCCATCAAGCCACGCCGCTCGGCGGCCAACCGCTGCAGAAGCGATGCGTCCTCACGTGCCCGGAACACCACAGCATGTACGACGTGCGCTCCGGCGAGTGCGTCATGCCGTCAGACGACGGCTTCGAAGGTCACCTCACCATGTACGAGACACGCGTGGTCGATGACGTCGTGCAGGTGTCGCTCGGCTAAGCGTCGACTTTCATGATCTTGCCGAGTGAGCCACCCATGATGAGCTTTTGCGTCTCCATGGGCAGGTTCTCGACGACTTCCGAGTAGCCGAGCGGGTCACCCATGCCCTCGGGGTGCGGGAAGTCCGACCCGAACATGAGGTGGTCGGCGGGAAGGAGCTCCAGCAGACCCGCAGGGTCGGGGTCGTGCCAGATGTGCACGTAGATGTTGCGCTTGAACACCTCGAGCGGGTCCTCGTCGAACAACACCGATTGCCGCTCGCTTGCGCGCTGCAGCTTCGCGACGAAAGGACGGATCCATTCGCTGCCGAACTCGACCGGTGCGAACTTCAGCGTGGGGAAGCGCGTCGCGAGCTCGTGGCCGATGATCGAGGCCATGGCGTCGATGAGGTTCGACTTCTCCGACGAGAGGGTCATGAAGCCGGGCGATCCGTTGCTGACGAACGCACGGAACTCGCGGTCGCCCAGCCCTTCCCAGTCGTTGATGTAGCGCTGGTAGCCGCTGTCGCCCGAGTGCATGCCGACCACGATGTCGAGCTCCGACACGAGCTCCCAGAACGGGTCGAACTCCGGCAGGGCGAAGGATCGCCTCCCGCGGTAGGTGGGAACCGGCGCCACTCGGAGGAGGAACGCGCGCGCACCGTTCTCGGCGACCCACTGGAGCTCCTCGATCGCCTTGTCCATCTTGGAGAGGCTGATGATCGGCGTCGCGAAGATGGCGTCGGCGTAGTTGAACGTCCAGTGCTCGAGCATCCACTCGTTGAGCGCGTGGACGACGGCGCACGCGGCGTCGGGATCGTCAGCGAGGCGCTCTTCGACAACGCTGGCCAGCGTGGGCCACATGAGCGCCCGGTCGATACCCATGTCCTTCATCAGCGCGAGCCGGGGCTCGGGATCGAAGAAGGCCTCGTGGCCCGGCATGATCTTCGGCTTCGCTCCCCTGGTGTCGGCTTGCTTGCCGCGCGAGGGCGCGTGTTCGCGGCCGTAGCCGCCGGGGACCGCGACCACGTTGAAGGTGGGGTTCGGGATGTAGTCGCTGAGCTTGTCCTTGATGGCGAGTTTGGTGCGCCCGTTGATCTCGACGTACTTGATGACGCCGTCGAACTCCTTCGGGATGAACTTCGTGAGCGCATCCCGGTTCTCGTACATGTGGTTGTCGGCATCGAAGGTGGGGTAAGGGAGGCGCCGCTCCCGCATGTATACGAACTCGTCGGCCATCGGGAATCGTCCCCCTGGGCCCTCGGCCCGGTCGCGTGAGTGGGATTCCCCTCCAGGCTAAGCCCCGGAAGGTGTGAAGGCAATTTAGGCCCGAAGAAGTCGGTAGCCGCGCAATTCCGGAACGCTCACCACTCGAAGTCGTATTCGAGCGGCACGATGGCTCGATAGGGAAGGAAGGCAATCGACTCGTACACGCCGCCGTGCGCGGGGTACCGGCCGAGAGCGCCCCCGTACCGCAACGCGCCTTCGATGCGCGGCATGACGACAGTGGGATCGCCCTCGAGCACGAGGATGTGCAGGAGCAGATCCTGTTCGTCGGCTTCGACTGCATCGAAACGCATCGCCGCGAGGACGCCTTCGACCGCAAGAAGGTCGACGAGGTGGGTGTGGCGCCACCAGCGCAGCGCGTCGTCACGCCGGTCGGCTGACGGCGCGCGACCGAGCGCGACGACGAGGCCGCGATGCCCGATGTACGGCACCGCCTCGTCGCTCACCAGTACCGACGCGCGCGTAAACGTCTCGCCGAGTCGCCACCGTCGGACGAACGGCACGTGGCCGCTGCGCCAGAAGCGCCCGGCCTTGATGATGCCGCGGTCCTTGGTGGTCCAGCCCGCCGCGGCCTCCTCACCGGCGAAGTCGGGCACGCCCAGGTAGTACATCGTGAGGTACGGAGGATGCCCGCCGGTCAGGTCGCTGCCCCCACCTCCGAGACCTTGCAGGTCACGCGGCGCGACGTAGCGCTTCGCCATGAGTACGTCCGGCTTCGACACATGCTCGGGTAGGTGATCGAGGTCGTACCAGCGGTTGTACTCGTCGGTGACGTCACGCGGGATGTCGAGCAGTGCGAGCAGGATCCCCTTCACTTCCATGCACGTCACGCTACGCCCTCTTCCGCGTTTGGGAGGGTTAGCCTGCGGCGATGAGAGCCGCGCGGTGTCTTGCGTACGGGCCACCGGAGAGCGTGGTGGTGGAAGAGCTGCCCGACCCGGTGCCCGAACGCGAACAGGTCGTGGTCGCCGTCGAGGCGGCGGCACTCAACTACCCCGACGTGCTCATCGTCGCCAACCAGTACCAGGTCTCCATGCCACCCCCGTTCATTCCGGGCAGCGAGTAC from Acidimicrobiia bacterium includes the following:
- a CDS encoding Rieske 2Fe-2S domain-containing protein; translation: MPTFHDAIPNDWIGPGETTAVDVDGIPVAIANVEGEFFAFGNFCPHQATPLGGQPLQKRCVLTCPEHHSMYDVRSGECVMPSDDGFEGHLTMYETRVVDDVVQVSLG
- a CDS encoding amidohydrolase family protein; translated protein: MADEFVYMRERRLPYPTFDADNHMYENRDALTKFIPKEFDGVIKYVEINGRTKLAIKDKLSDYIPNPTFNVVAVPGGYGREHAPSRGKQADTRGAKPKIMPGHEAFFDPEPRLALMKDMGIDRALMWPTLASVVEERLADDPDAACAVVHALNEWMLEHWTFNYADAIFATPIISLSKMDKAIEELQWVAENGARAFLLRVAPVPTYRGRRSFALPEFDPFWELVSELDIVVGMHSGDSGYQRYINDWEGLGDREFRAFVSNGSPGFMTLSSEKSNLIDAMASIIGHELATRFPTLKFAPVEFGSEWIRPFVAKLQRASERQSVLFDEDPLEVFKRNIYVHIWHDPDPAGLLELLPADHLMFGSDFPHPEGMGDPLGYSEVVENLPMETQKLIMGGSLGKIMKVDA